A stretch of candidate division KSB1 bacterium DNA encodes these proteins:
- a CDS encoding superoxide dismutase — MLGGSRAKAAPAKRAVAPGTHQLPPLPYAYNALEPIIDEQTMRLHHDAHHAAYVKGLNEAERLLVQARESGNFQYIKHLEREIAFHGSGHILHTIFWHNLSPQGGGAPKGKLLSAMISRFGSFDACKAQLSAATKAVEGSGWGVLAYVPAFGNLEVLQAEKHQDLTQWGAVPLLVIDVWEHAYYLKYQNRRGEYVDKIFEIINWQDVAERYAQALR; from the coding sequence ATGCTGGGTGGCAGCAGGGCGAAGGCAGCGCCGGCTAAACGCGCGGTTGCCCCTGGCACCCACCAGCTACCGCCGCTCCCCTACGCGTACAATGCGCTTGAGCCCATCATCGACGAGCAAACCATGAGGCTGCACCATGACGCCCACCACGCGGCCTACGTGAAAGGGCTCAACGAGGCCGAGCGGCTGCTCGTGCAGGCAAGGGAAAGCGGCAATTTCCAGTACATCAAGCACCTGGAACGCGAGATCGCTTTCCATGGGTCCGGCCACATCCTGCACACCATTTTCTGGCACAATCTCTCGCCCCAGGGCGGCGGCGCGCCCAAGGGGAAGCTGCTGTCGGCCATGATCTCTCGGTTCGGCAGTTTCGACGCATGCAAGGCCCAGCTGAGCGCGGCCACCAAGGCAGTGGAGGGGAGCGGGTGGGGAGTGCTTGCCTACGTCCCCGCGTTCGGCAACCTCGAGGTGTTGCAGGCGGAGAAACATCAGGATCTCACGCAATGGGGTGCAGTCCCGCTGTTGGTCATCGATGTCTGGGAGCACGCCTATTACCTGAAGTACCAGAACCGCCGCGGCGAATATGTTGACAAGATTTTCGAGATAATCAATTGGCAGGATGTGGCGGAACGGTATGCGCAGGCGCTCCGGTGA
- a CDS encoding DsrE family protein, with the protein MKKIALFAFTGETACFAHVLLNALDMKERGHEVKVVVEGTATQQVKLLAEEGRPFANLYRRAKEAGLIDCVCQACAAVSGSLEAALAQGLATCDEMSGHPSIARYMDAGFEVVIF; encoded by the coding sequence GTGAAAAAGATAGCGCTATTCGCTTTCACCGGCGAGACGGCCTGTTTTGCGCACGTGCTCCTCAATGCCCTGGACATGAAGGAGCGCGGCCACGAGGTGAAGGTGGTGGTAGAGGGCACCGCCACCCAGCAGGTAAAGCTGTTGGCCGAAGAAGGGCGGCCCTTTGCCAATCTCTACCGCAGGGCAAAGGAAGCTGGCCTCATTGACTGCGTGTGCCAGGCGTGCGCCGCAGTTTCTGGCAGCTTGGAGGCGGCCTTGGCGCAAGGGCTGGCCACCTGCGACGAGATGTCCGGGCATCCCAGCATTGCCCGCTACATGGACGCCGGGTTCGAAGTGGTGATCTTTTAG
- a CDS encoding dockerin type I repeat-containing protein: MKTRSLALVLVAISLTCAAGHAAVVTDNFNRASLGPNWAAHAAYQIVNNALSNTSTTPGWNYLAVFTAVTNPTEVSFKWAANATVEGINAGGIAIFLNAPSSTASGYCVIRRGGYILLCPVVNGEVKREQPIDTKAVALPSYKPGDVIKVVASTDATGHHFDFYINGLFDTRVNDPQKTYGTSGVLYAGVSLFANLANDIDDFTVRAPVITVTAPNGGEKWTVNSTYNVTWTYSDYSGNVKIEYSTDSGTSWSTVVASTSNTGSYAWEIPNTPSNTCRVRISSAASGIPIDISDADFTIEPETEQITLISPNGGETWIVNTQRQITWRATSVITNVRLRYSLNGGANWTEITVAPNTGSYTWTLPAQTSTAAMIKVEDALDGLPSDQSDGVFTISSLVVLRVQSSSGEPGKTGAVNIWLNNQVNVRGILFRLADAPDHLQVSTPLTSSITPVGRATGFTVAGTEKEGSVQVLLASMAGAVIPVGNGPILQIKYHINSAAPLGSSSNLVLTNVSISDANNQQVVPDIVNGLFSYVKVGDLNGNGAVTKADIAVMADIVLGKTAPTAAQLLSGDVDHDGDIDLFDMLAVFDLFP; encoded by the coding sequence ATGAAGACAAGAAGCCTTGCACTCGTGCTCGTGGCGATCTCCCTGACGTGTGCGGCGGGCCACGCAGCAGTTGTCACGGACAACTTCAACCGCGCCAGCCTGGGCCCCAATTGGGCAGCACACGCGGCCTATCAGATCGTCAACAATGCTTTGTCCAATACCTCCACCACGCCTGGGTGGAACTATTTAGCGGTGTTTACCGCGGTCACCAACCCCACCGAGGTGTCGTTCAAATGGGCCGCCAATGCCACGGTGGAAGGCATCAACGCCGGCGGCATTGCCATCTTCCTCAACGCCCCGTCTTCAACGGCCAGCGGCTACTGTGTGATCCGCCGCGGCGGCTACATCCTGCTCTGCCCGGTGGTCAACGGCGAGGTGAAACGCGAGCAACCCATTGACACCAAGGCGGTGGCACTTCCCAGCTACAAGCCGGGCGATGTCATCAAAGTTGTGGCCTCCACCGACGCCACCGGCCACCACTTTGACTTCTACATCAATGGCCTGTTCGACACGCGCGTGAACGACCCGCAGAAGACGTACGGGACCAGCGGCGTGCTCTACGCAGGTGTCAGCCTTTTTGCCAACTTGGCCAATGACATTGACGACTTTACCGTGCGGGCCCCGGTGATCACCGTTACCGCCCCCAATGGCGGCGAGAAGTGGACGGTTAACTCCACGTACAATGTCACCTGGACGTACTCGGACTACTCGGGGAATGTCAAGATCGAATACTCCACCGATTCCGGCACCTCGTGGAGCACGGTCGTCGCCTCCACCAGCAACACAGGCTCGTACGCCTGGGAGATCCCCAACACGCCTTCCAACACCTGTCGGGTGCGTATCTCGTCGGCGGCCAGTGGCATTCCCATTGACATCAGCGATGCCGACTTTACCATTGAGCCGGAGACTGAGCAGATTACACTCATCAGCCCCAACGGCGGCGAGACCTGGATTGTGAACACGCAACGGCAGATCACCTGGAGGGCCACGAGCGTTATCACCAACGTGCGCCTACGGTACTCCCTCAATGGCGGCGCGAACTGGACCGAGATCACCGTGGCGCCGAATACAGGCTCCTACACCTGGACGCTCCCCGCGCAGACTTCTACCGCAGCGATGATCAAGGTGGAGGATGCCTTGGACGGCCTCCCCAGCGACCAGAGCGACGGCGTGTTCACCATTTCCTCCCTGGTGGTGCTCAGGGTGCAGAGCTCGAGTGGCGAACCTGGCAAGACCGGTGCCGTCAATATCTGGCTCAACAACCAGGTCAACGTGCGCGGCATCCTCTTCCGTTTGGCGGATGCCCCCGACCACTTGCAAGTGTCCACCCCCTTGACGAGTTCGATAACCCCCGTGGGACGCGCGACCGGCTTCACTGTCGCAGGCACAGAAAAGGAAGGCTCCGTGCAGGTCCTCTTGGCCTCGATGGCGGGCGCAGTGATCCCGGTAGGGAACGGTCCTATCCTCCAGATCAAGTACCACATCAACTCCGCTGCCCCGCTGGGGAGTTCGTCCAATTTGGTGCTCACCAACGTGTCGATAAGCGACGCCAACAACCAGCAGGTGGTGCCGGACATTGTCAACGGGTTGTTCAGCTACGTCAAGGTTGGCGACCTAAATGGCAACGGAGCCGTGACCAAGGCGGACATAGCAGTCATGGCCGACATTGTGCTGGGCAAGACGGCGCCCACTGCGGCACAGCTGCTGAGCGGTGACGTGGACCACGATGGCGACATAGACCTTTTCGATATGTTGGCAGTCTTTGACCTCTTCCCGTGA
- a CDS encoding universal stress protein: MIAIRRILFPTDFSPCAEQALDYALAFARQHQAELHVLHATVLHEGDPHQLAHHLPDVAALRARLRELAKSDMLAALAAHGANELKVKVAQRFSVAAAPAILEYAADKRIDLIVMGTHGRRGIGRLFLGSVAEEVVRQAPCPVLTVRETKGRRRPRPFKQILVPVDYSRHAQRAVRYALEMAAQWQAQVHLLHVVEETLHPAFYATGKTSIFDFVPDIRRKSLQAMKELVAKAKVPEVKTAFHVVEGRAAEEIVKWAESHRVDLMVIATHGLTGLEHLLLGSVTEKVVRTAPCPVFTVRAFGKSLLKGRGGTRQEK; this comes from the coding sequence ATGATCGCCATACGTCGCATTCTGTTTCCCACTGACTTTTCTCCTTGCGCCGAGCAGGCGCTGGACTATGCACTGGCCTTTGCGCGTCAACATCAGGCCGAGCTCCACGTGCTGCATGCGACGGTCTTGCACGAGGGCGATCCTCACCAGCTTGCCCATCACCTGCCGGATGTGGCGGCTCTCCGGGCGCGCCTGAGGGAGCTGGCCAAGTCGGACATGCTCGCGGCGCTCGCGGCCCACGGTGCCAATGAGCTGAAGGTCAAGGTGGCCCAGCGCTTCAGTGTGGCCGCCGCCCCTGCGATCCTCGAGTACGCCGCCGACAAACGCATCGACCTCATCGTGATGGGCACGCACGGCAGGCGCGGCATCGGCCGCCTCTTCCTGGGAAGCGTTGCCGAAGAGGTGGTTCGTCAGGCGCCATGCCCGGTGCTCACCGTGAGAGAGACCAAGGGTCGGCGAAGGCCAAGGCCCTTCAAGCAGATCCTCGTGCCAGTAGACTACTCGCGCCACGCACAGCGGGCGGTGCGCTATGCGTTGGAGATGGCAGCGCAGTGGCAGGCGCAGGTGCATCTGCTCCACGTGGTAGAGGAGACGCTCCACCCGGCCTTCTACGCCACTGGCAAGACCTCTATTTTCGACTTTGTGCCCGACATCCGCCGCAAGTCGCTGCAGGCGATGAAGGAACTGGTGGCCAAGGCCAAAGTCCCTGAGGTGAAGACCGCCTTCCACGTCGTGGAGGGGAGAGCTGCCGAGGAGATTGTGAAATGGGCAGAGTCGCACCGCGTGGACCTGATGGTGATCGCTACCCATGGGCTCACCGGTCTGGAGCACCTGTTGTTGGGCAGCGTCACCGAAAAGGTGGTGCGCACAGCGCCCTGCCCCGTGTTTACCGTCAGGGCATTTGGCAAGTCGCTGCTGAAAGGCAGGGGCGGCACACGTCAAGAGAAATGA
- a CDS encoding FprA family A-type flavoprotein, with protein sequence MKALELKPGIYWVGSIDWDLRNFHGYLTPYGSTYNAYLVVDEKVALVDTAKRPFFDELLARVRSVIDPARIDFVVCNHVEMDHSGSIPALVERAPKAQVLASPNGEKGLRAHFHGDLNYRVVRSGEVLSLGRRSLQCFHTPMVHWPDSMVTYLPEEAILFSNDAFGQHLATAVRFDDEAGWDLVYAQAAKYYANIVLPYGEQVKRALQAVGGLKIDMICPSHGVIWRQNIGRILEAYERWANHEADDQAVVVYDSMWGSTAKMAQALCTGLEAEGVPVTVRNLETTHISEVMTDLLQSRLVLVGSPTLNNGLLPSVGQFLTYLKGLRPRNRMGFAFGSYGWGGQAVAEIEEVFSALGWQEPVAARRVQWVPDEEQLGHLGEDGRALAKALAQK encoded by the coding sequence ATGAAGGCTTTGGAATTGAAACCGGGGATCTACTGGGTGGGAAGCATAGACTGGGACCTGCGCAACTTCCACGGCTACCTCACCCCATATGGTTCCACCTACAACGCCTATCTTGTCGTGGACGAGAAGGTTGCCCTGGTGGACACGGCGAAGCGACCCTTTTTTGACGAGCTTTTGGCCCGCGTGCGGAGCGTGATTGACCCGGCCAGGATCGACTTTGTGGTGTGCAATCACGTGGAGATGGACCATTCAGGGAGTATCCCGGCTCTGGTGGAGCGTGCCCCCAAGGCGCAAGTTCTCGCCTCGCCAAATGGCGAGAAGGGGCTGCGGGCGCATTTTCACGGCGACCTGAACTACCGGGTCGTGCGCTCCGGTGAGGTGCTCAGCTTGGGGCGCAGGTCGCTGCAGTGCTTTCACACGCCCATGGTACACTGGCCCGACTCCATGGTGACCTACCTGCCGGAGGAGGCAATCCTCTTCTCCAACGATGCTTTCGGTCAGCACTTGGCCACTGCCGTTCGCTTTGACGACGAGGCGGGATGGGACCTGGTCTATGCGCAGGCGGCCAAGTACTACGCCAACATCGTGCTCCCGTACGGGGAGCAAGTGAAACGCGCCCTGCAGGCCGTGGGCGGTCTGAAAATCGACATGATCTGCCCCAGCCACGGCGTGATCTGGCGGCAGAACATCGGTCGCATCCTGGAGGCATATGAGAGGTGGGCCAACCATGAAGCCGACGACCAGGCCGTCGTGGTCTACGACAGCATGTGGGGCTCCACGGCTAAGATGGCGCAGGCGTTGTGCACGGGCCTGGAGGCCGAGGGCGTGCCGGTCACGGTGCGCAACCTCGAGACCACGCATATCTCCGAGGTGATGACCGACCTGCTGCAGTCGCGGCTGGTTCTGGTTGGCTCGCCCACGCTGAACAACGGTTTGTTGCCGAGCGTGGGCCAATTCTTGACCTATCTGAAGGGCCTGCGGCCGCGCAACAGGATGGGCTTTGCCTTTGGCTCCTACGGCTGGGGAGGACAGGCGGTAGCGGAGATCGAAGAAGTCTTTTCTGCCCTTGGCTGGCAGGAGCCTGTAGCGGCCCGGCGTGTGCAGTGGGTGCCCGACGAGGAGCAACTCGGACACCTGGGGGAAGATGGTCGCGCCTTGGCAAAGGCTTTGGCGCAGAAGTAG
- a CDS encoding transcriptional repressor has translation MMKDKIQLLRKKGVVLTIQRLAVLNYLQEQGSHPTAEEIHRALRSHYPTLSLATVYNTLETLKQAGLVSELVVGKEKRFDLAEESHHHFHCRVCGRIYDVPVQCSVAAQGTIDGHAVETVQALFIGVCADCVRSAQQVEDCRPYRCAVCGWVYDPARGNDTPGTPFSRLPEDWCCKVCGAARDRFVPVEVTLLKRRTSEGDSSN, from the coding sequence ATGATGAAGGACAAGATCCAGCTCCTCAGAAAAAAGGGTGTGGTGCTGACCATTCAGCGCCTGGCAGTCCTCAACTACCTGCAGGAGCAGGGATCCCACCCCACTGCCGAGGAGATTCATCGCGCTCTGCGCAGCCACTACCCCACCCTCTCCCTGGCCACCGTCTACAACACTCTGGAAACACTCAAGCAAGCGGGTCTTGTGAGCGAGCTTGTGGTCGGCAAGGAGAAGCGTTTCGACCTGGCGGAGGAGTCGCACCACCATTTCCACTGTCGGGTGTGCGGGCGCATCTACGACGTGCCGGTGCAGTGCTCAGTGGCCGCCCAAGGCACAATCGACGGTCACGCAGTGGAGACGGTGCAGGCGCTGTTCATCGGGGTCTGCGCCGACTGCGTGAGGAGCGCCCAGCAGGTAGAAGACTGCCGCCCTTATCGCTGTGCGGTCTGCGGGTGGGTCTACGATCCAGCAAGGGGGAACGACACGCCGGGGACTCCCTTCAGTCGCCTGCCTGAGGACTGGTGCTGCAAGGTCTGCGGTGCCGCCCGCGACAGGTTTGTTCCGGTTGAGGTTACCCTTCTCAAGAGGCGAACCTCCGAGGGCGATTCGTCAAACTGA
- a CDS encoding heavy-metal-associated domain-containing protein codes for MTLELHVPDITCGHCKVHIEKAVGVLPGVEAVAVNVEKKTVHVKGEVHRAAVERVIRELGYTI; via the coding sequence ATGACTTTGGAGCTGCATGTCCCCGACATTACCTGCGGTCATTGCAAGGTGCACATTGAGAAGGCCGTTGGCGTCCTCCCCGGCGTCGAGGCTGTCGCGGTGAACGTGGAGAAGAAGACGGTGCACGTCAAAGGCGAGGTGCACCGTGCCGCAGTGGAGCGCGTCATCAGAGAGCTGGGGTATACGATCTGA
- a CDS encoding T9SS type A sorting domain-containing protein — translation MMLRHVRNGGWFAALLCLLVAPQAMASANRLCVGSGAGLPGSTGNVITIALRNEAPVRGMQLELADLPDYLRPDSVWVTGRAYGFIARFNDVDGVLRLIAISFNYTLEADSGAVVNVSYQVAANAPLGTEVALQVLSLILINGENEVVEATAEGGVFVVGSPSGVAAAAVTPTRFALAQNYPNPFGSGAAAHGTTSIGFSLPKPEEVSLVVYDLLGREVCTVFRGRLGTGDHTLAWDGSDAAGRPLPAGVYLYRLQVGAQSATKRLAIVR, via the coding sequence ATGATGCTCAGACATGTTCGCAACGGTGGGTGGTTCGCCGCACTCCTCTGCTTGCTGGTAGCGCCACAGGCGATGGCCTCTGCCAATCGCCTGTGCGTGGGCTCCGGGGCTGGCCTGCCCGGCAGCACCGGCAACGTCATCACTATTGCGCTGAGGAATGAAGCTCCAGTGCGAGGGATGCAGCTGGAGCTTGCCGATCTCCCCGACTATCTGCGCCCGGATTCGGTGTGGGTGACTGGGCGGGCGTACGGCTTTATTGCCCGCTTCAACGACGTCGATGGCGTGCTCCGCCTCATCGCCATCTCCTTCAACTACACACTGGAGGCGGATAGCGGCGCGGTGGTGAACGTCAGCTACCAGGTGGCAGCCAATGCGCCGCTGGGCACGGAGGTCGCCCTGCAAGTCCTCAGCCTGATACTCATCAACGGCGAAAACGAAGTGGTTGAAGCCACGGCGGAAGGCGGGGTGTTCGTCGTCGGTTCCCCTTCCGGCGTGGCAGCTGCGGCCGTGACGCCCACGCGCTTCGCCCTGGCACAGAACTACCCCAACCCCTTTGGCTCCGGGGCTGCGGCGCACGGCACCACCTCCATTGGCTTCTCGCTTCCCAAGCCGGAGGAGGTGTCGCTGGTGGTGTATGACCTGCTCGGCAGAGAGGTGTGTACCGTGTTCCGTGGCCGACTCGGCACCGGCGACCACACCCTGGCCTGGGACGGCTCCGACGCGGCAGGCCGACCTCTGCCTGCGGGCGTGTACCTCTACCGACTTCAAGTGGGTGCGCAATCAGCCACCAAACGGCTGGCCATAGTCCGATAG
- a CDS encoding ferritin family protein encodes MTEEQFRQAIHFAVEKEEEAAALYETAQQVAVTPLAKKTFAEFAAEERRHKAMLLELKPESLSKPAAAKVPDLKISDYLVEVEFRPDMSYQDMLILAMKREEQSVRLYSDLQRRTGDAQLQRLFGLLAEEEARHKLRLETIYDDEILQEN; translated from the coding sequence ATGACTGAGGAGCAGTTCCGGCAGGCGATCCACTTTGCCGTGGAGAAGGAAGAAGAGGCTGCGGCCCTGTATGAGACAGCCCAGCAGGTGGCCGTTACCCCCCTTGCGAAAAAGACTTTTGCCGAATTCGCTGCAGAGGAGCGAAGACACAAGGCGATGCTCCTGGAGCTGAAACCGGAGAGCCTGAGCAAGCCTGCTGCCGCCAAGGTGCCCGATCTGAAGATCAGCGACTACTTGGTGGAGGTGGAATTTCGCCCGGACATGAGCTATCAGGACATGCTCATCTTGGCCATGAAGCGCGAGGAACAATCGGTGCGCCTGTACAGCGATTTGCAGCGCCGCACTGGCGATGCCCAATTGCAGAGGCTCTTCGGCCTGCTGGCAGAAGAGGAGGCACGCCACAAGCTGCGTTTGGAAACCATCTACGACGACGAGATTCTGCAGGAAAACTAA
- a CDS encoding ferritin family protein encodes MESAHEDLQALSLALKLEGEGRQFFLAARDRTEHPLAKETFAYLADWELEHISIIQHFYASLRERGQWTSAAHLQGKRGEAIATFRSVFRAARERLDETVSTQADVLEAYRLARDFEDKLIVFYKERAAAASDQTAKQFYTFMTEQEREHHLILENSLRYLDNPAQYHAEEENWMFDGG; translated from the coding sequence ATGGAGAGTGCACACGAGGATTTGCAGGCATTGAGCCTGGCCCTGAAGCTGGAAGGCGAGGGCCGGCAGTTCTTCCTCGCCGCCCGCGACAGGACGGAGCATCCTCTTGCCAAGGAGACCTTCGCCTACTTAGCCGACTGGGAGCTGGAGCACATCAGCATTATTCAGCACTTCTATGCGTCGCTGCGTGAGCGCGGCCAGTGGACGAGCGCGGCCCACTTGCAGGGCAAGCGAGGGGAGGCCATCGCCACTTTTCGCAGTGTTTTCCGCGCAGCCAGAGAGCGCCTTGACGAGACCGTGAGCACGCAGGCCGATGTGCTCGAGGCCTATCGGTTGGCGCGCGATTTCGAGGACAAGCTGATCGTTTTCTACAAGGAGCGGGCGGCAGCCGCCAGTGACCAGACCGCCAAGCAGTTCTACACCTTCATGACCGAGCAGGAGCGAGAGCATCACCTGATTCTGGAGAATTCCCTCCGCTATCTGGACAACCCTGCTCAATACCACGCGGAAGAAGAGAATTGGATGTTCGACGGCGGTTAG